The following coding sequences lie in one Arachis stenosperma cultivar V10309 chromosome 5, arast.V10309.gnm1.PFL2, whole genome shotgun sequence genomic window:
- the LOC130979572 gene encoding probable RNA 3'-terminal phosphate cyclase-like protein, which produces MKTEYKRLKGSQSFRQRLLLATLSSTPIIIDDIRADETWPGLHNHEISLLRLFETVSDDCLVQINETGTKLKYKPGIIMGGTQHRPHDCGVSRSIAYFLEPLILLGLFAKKPLTITLKGITNDFKDPSVDTFKSTALPMLKRFGVPAEGLSLKIESRGVPPNGGGEVVLSLPVVQSLSAVNWTEEGFVKKIRGITFSTKVSAQFENSMIRAARGIFNPLLSDVHIFTDHRSGPQAGNSPGYGISLVAETTTGCLISADTAVSHARHEETTGLEDDSKKDLMPPEDVGRGIANILLGEIAQGGVVDSTHQGLLFLLCALCPQDFSKIRVGKLSQHGIETLRNIRDFLNLKFVIKPDPQTQSVLLKGMGYGMKNLSRKIS; this is translated from the exons atgaagacggAGTACAAGAGGCTGAAAGGAAGCCAGAGCTTCAGGCAGCGCCTTCTTCTTGCTACTCTCTCTTCAACTCCCATAATCATTGATGATATTCGTGCCGACGAGACTTGGCCTGGTCTCCACAACCACGAGATCTCCCTCCTCCGCTTGTTTGAGACTGTCTCCGATGATTGCCTCGTCCAAATCAATGAAACCG GCACCAAATTGAAATATAAACCCGGCATTATTATGGGTGGCACACAGCACCGTCCCCACGACTGCGGTGTGTCTCGCTCCATTGCTTATTTCCTGGAGCCGCTCATACTTCTTGGTTTGTTTGCCAAGAAGCCCCTCACCATCACCCTCAAAG GGATCACAAATGATTTTAAGGATCCATCAGTTGATACTTTCAAGTCTACTGCTTTGCCCATGCTAAAGCGCTTTGGGGTCCCTGCTGAAGGCCTGAGTCTTAAAATAGAGAGTCGTGGAGTACCTCCGAATGGTGGTGGAGAAGTTGTTTTGTCTCTTCCTGTTGTTCAGAGTCTATCT GCAGTTAATTGGACTGAAGAGGGATTTGTTAAGAAGATTAGAGGAATCACATTTTCAACCAAAGTGTCTGCTCAGTTTGAAAATAGCATGATTAGAGCTGCCCGTGGAATCTTCAATCCACTACTTTCAGATGTGCACATTTTCACTGACCACCGATCAGGTCCACAGGCCGGaaa TTCACCCGGATATGGGATTTCATTGGTAGCGGAGACTACTACCGGTTGCTTGATATCTGCAGATACAGCCGTTTCTCATGCTAGGCATGAAGAAACAACTGGTCTTGAGGATGATTCAAAAAAAGATTTGATGCCTCCAGAGGATGTTGGTCGTGGAATTGCAAATATTTTGCTTGGGGAGATTGCTCAAGGGGGTGTAGTAGATTCAACACATCAG GGTCTGTTATTTCTTCTATGCGCTCTGTGTCCTcaagatttttcaaagattcGTGTTGGAAAACTTTCCCAGCATGGGATTGAAACTCTCAGAAACATAAGGGATTTCTtgaatttgaagtttgttataAAACCAGACCCTCAAACACAGTCGGTTTTGCTCAAGGGTATGGGTTATGGCATGAAGAACCTTTCTCGAAAGATCTCTTGA
- the LOC130980164 gene encoding receptor-like protein kinase HSL1, producing MTPPSRDQFPLLSSLLTFFLIFNITNSLLHDQEHQLLLRIKQYFHNPPSLSHWTPSSSSSSSHCSWPEITCNNDGSVTGITLSNANLNQTIPSFLCDLKNLTRVDFSQNFIPGDFPITLYNCSQLQYLDLHMNNFVGEVPDDIDTLSNLQYLNLASTNFAGDVPAAIGKLKELRVLRLQYCLFNGTLPDEIGDLSNLEFLDLSTNTMLPSTTLPPSWTRLKKLKIFYVFACNLVGEIPETIGEMVALEELDLSQNKLTGQIPSGLFKPKNLSIVYLSRNKLSGTIPDVIEASNLTIIDLTNNNLTGKIPNDFRKLGNLKGLKLSLNSLSGELPQSLGHLPALIDFRVFSNKLSGTLPSDFGRYSKLEIFLAGDNDFTGNLPEDLCYYGVLHNLTVYENNLNGELPESLGNCRTLQELKIQKNGFSGSIPSGLWTSFNLSNFIVAHNKFSGELPERLSANISRFDIGDNQFSGRIPAGVSSWTNVEYFDASKNNLTGSMPPGITALPKLLYLDLHQNQLTGPLPSDILSWKSLEILVLSQNKLSGQIPVSIGRLPALNMLDLSENQFSGQIPSLPSTLSNFNLSSNHLTGRIPSEFENSAYASCFLDNSGLCAATRVLNLALCNSSPQRQTKGLSWSLGLIISLVVIAIFLASLAAFLITRLYSKRKRGLDNSWKLISFQRLSFRESSIVSSLTENNIIGSGGYGTVYRVPVDGFGYVAVKKIWNNRKLNHRLESSFHAEVKILSNIRHGNIVKLLCCIFNEDSMLLVYEYLENHSLDKWLHKKSKSSSMSGKVNHFFLDWPKRLQIAIGIAQGLTYMHHDCSPPVVHRDVKTSNILLDSQFDAKVADFGLAKMMIKPLTTMTSVVGSFGYIAPEYVQTTKVSEKIDVFSFGVILLELTTGKEANYGDEHSSLSEWAWRHVQLGTNVDELLDTDVLEASYSDEMCSVFKLGVMCTSPLPAGRPQMKEALQLLHRFGEGYEFGERNIGKDEIIPLIKNSKMETRLDIDNDSD from the exons ATGACACCACCCTCACGTGACCAATTTCCGTTACTCTCTTCCCTTCTCACCTTCTTCCTTATTTTCAACATTACCAACTCCCTGCTTCACGATCAAGAACACCAACTCCTCCTGAGGATAAAACAGTACTTTCACAACCCACCTTCACTCTCTCACTGGAccccctcctcctcctcctcctcctctcacTGTTCTTGGCCTGAGATCACCTGCAACAACGACGGTTCCGTCACCGGAATAACCCTATCCAACGCCAATCTCAACCAAACAATACCTTCTTTCTTGTGTGACCTCAAGAACCTGACACGTGTCGATTTCAGCCAGAACTTTATTCCCGGCGATTTTCCGATCACTCTCTACAACTGCTCTCAACTTCAATACCTTGATTTGCACATGAACAACTTCGTCGGAGAAGTTCCCGATGACATTGACACGCTGTCAAATTTGCAGTACCTGAATCTCGCTTCGACGAACTTCGCCGGCGACGTTCCGGCGGCAATCGGAAAATTGAAGGAGCTCAGAGTGCTTCGCCTTCAGTACTGTCTTTTTAACGGAACTTTGCCTGATGAgattggagatttgtccaatcttgAATTCTTGGATTTGTCAACAAACACCATGCTTCCTTCTACAACGCTGCCACCAAGCTGGACCAGGTTGAAGAAACTGAAGATTTTTTATGTGTTTGCATGCAACCTGGTTGGTGAAATTCCTGAAACAATTGGAGAAATGGTGGCTTTGGAGGAGCTTGATTTGTCGCAGAACAAGTTAACTGGACAAATTCCAAGTGGTTTGTTCAAGCCGAAGAATCTGAGCATTGTTTACCTTTCGAGAAACAAGCTCTCTGGAACGATACCTGATGTGATTGAAGCATCAAACTTGACCATCATTGATCTAACAAATAATAACCTTACAGGGAAGATACCGAATGATTTCCGAAAGCTCGGAAACTTAAAGGGACTGAAATTGTCTTTGAATAGCTTGTCAGGGGAGCTACCTCAAAGCTTAGGCCATCTGCCAGCTCTGATCGATTTTCGTGTCTTCAGCAACAAGTTATCAGGTACTCTTCCCTCTGACTTTGGCCGCTACTCAAAGCTTGAAATCTTTCTTGCTGGAGACAATGATTTCACTGGAAATCTGCCAGAGGACTTGTGTTATTATGGTGTGTTGCATAATTTAACTGTCTATGAAAATAATCTGAACGGGGAGTTGCCAGAGTCACTAGGAAATTGCAGAACCCTGCAGGAGCTGAAAATTCAGAAGAATGGATTTTCTGGTAGCATTCCTAGTGGCCTATGGACATCTTTCAATTTGTCTAATTTCATTGTGGCGCATAATAAGTTTAGTGGTGAGCTTCCTGAAAGATTGTCTGCGAATATTTCGCGCTTTGATATCGGTGACAATCAGTTTTCCGGTAGAATTCCGGCCGGCGTGTCTTCCTGGACCAATGTGGAATACTTTGATGCCAGCAAGAACAACCTTACTGGAAGTATGCCACCTGGGATCACTGCTCTTCCCAAGCTGCTATACCTCGATCTTCATCAGAACCAGCTCACTGGGCCACTTCCATCAGATATATTATCatggaagtccctagaaattCTAGTTTTGAGCCAAAACAAACTCTCAGGACAAATTCCAGTCTCGATTGGCCGGTTACCAGCTCTTAATATGCTTGACCTCTCAGAAAATCAATTCTCTGGCCAAATTCCCTCTCTACCTTCAACACTCAGCAATTTCAATCTGTCCTCCAATCACTTGACTGGGAGGATTCCGAGTGAATTCGAAAATTCTGCATATGCTAGCTGCTTTTTGGACAACTCCGGCCTCTGTGCTGCTACTCGAGTACTTAACCTTGCTTTGTGTAATTCTAGCCCTCAAAGGCAAACCAAAGGCTTATCTTGGTCTCTTGGTTTGATTATAAGCCTGGTGGTTATAGCCATTTTCCTGGCTTCATTAGCTGCATTCTTGATTACCAGACTTTACAGCAAAAGAAAGCGTGGATTGGACAATTCATGGAAGCTCATTTCCTTTCAAAGGCTGAGTTTCAGAGAATCAAGCATAGTATCATCATTGACAGAGAATAATATCATTGGCAGTGGTGGATACGGTACAGTGTACCGTGTGCCTGTTGATGGATTTGGCTATGTTGCagtgaaaaagatttggaataACAGAAAGTTAAACCACAGGCTTGAGAGCTCATTTCACGCAGAAGTTAAGATATTGAGCAATATTCGTCATGGCAACATTGTGAAGTTGTTGTGCTGTATCTTCAATGAGGATTCTATGCTCCTTGTCTACGAGTACCTAGAGAATCATAGCCTAGATAAGTGGCTGCACAAGAAGAGCAAGTCATCATCCATGTCTGGTAAAGTCAatcatttttttcttgattGGCCAAAGAGATTGCAAATTGCCATTGGTATTGCCCAAGGCCTAACATACATGCACCATGATTGCTCGCCGCCTGTGGTTCATAGAGATGTGAAAACAAGCAACATACTTTTGGATTCTCAATTCGATGCAAAAGTTGCAGATTTTGGTCTTGCAAAGATGATGATCAAGCCCCTTACCACCATGACAAGTGTTGTTGGCTCATTTGGATATATTGCTCCAG AATATGTTCAAACAACAAAAGTGAGCGAAAAGATCGATGTCTTCAGCTTTGGGGTTATACTATTGGAGTTAACAACTGGAAAAGAAGCTAATTATGGAGATGAGCACTCATCTCTTTCAGAGTGGGCATGGCGCCACGTTCAGTTAGGAACCAATGTAGACGAACTGCTGGACACTGATGTCTTGGAGGCTAGTTACAGTGATGAAATGTGCAGTGTTTTTAAACTTGGGGTCATGTGTACTTCACCATTGCCTGCTGGTAGGCCTCAAATGAAGGAGGCTTTGCAACTGTTGCATCGATTCGGTGAAGGATATGAATTTGGAGAGAGGAATATTGGGAAAGATGAAATTATTCCCCTTATTAAGAATTCAAAAATGGAAACAAGGCTGGATATTGACAATGATAGTGACTAA